A part of Vigna radiata var. radiata cultivar VC1973A chromosome 11, Vradiata_ver6, whole genome shotgun sequence genomic DNA contains:
- the LOC106777601 gene encoding putative U-box domain-containing protein 50 isoform X1: protein MDAIQTEKVYVAVGNDAQDGFKALNWALKKWNSHPISVVILHVTHNTPMDYVYTPFGKLPARSVSEEKLQILRKDEQEKINKLFSKYVAFCGKVPAEILQVEKSDEPMQKRVIDLIFGLGITKLVMGFSFMKPSMKSKGAISGLFYVHQHKPSFCELFIICGGKQIFLRGKNDEKIMEDDHGVMVARIRDKITFKDWLDKWFNDKTQDSPDKSESLSSSNLESPVTRNQWEIYLQEIENYYQELLSSKLEEGNCELDNDDSQIGPNEPHVTEHNNYNMSGAEKIEILKSQLNEAQKTILLKRKEAKDSKERHAKAEWAICLCNSRAEEVEGRIREEVSAKEELKKEWEAEREQTEEMRMEVEERRRRLSSLMEVQSELSNRLQIWTLAKTRAETQLERAVGERTEMVREIEELRRQRDVLNRRIEFCKQKDAIGMAARLADTRCTFREYTAEEIRLATDNFSERLRLKSGGDWSNVYRGRFNHSTVAIKMLPSFSLQHFQSKVRLLGDIRHPHLIAMAGFCSEPKCIVLEYMRHGSLRDMLFSRRRNRVLRWYDRIRIATEVCSGLGFLNGAEPRPVIHCHLTPSTVLLDRNLVAKITGFGLHDCRDEQCNVESDLQAMGVLLMHLLTGRNWAGLVEEVMTVDMDREALASVLDEMAGQWPLDLAIELAGLALMCVSTKSKTNSSELSIAKVLEELNEIRRKGDEIVGREGRKAIIGGCVDREGTSDVPSVFLCPILQEVMKNPHLAADGFSYELEAIDHWLQSGRDTSPMTNLRLKHTFLTPNHTLRSLIEDWQTNKPPKLTH from the exons ATGGATGCAATCCAAACAGAGAAAGTTTATGTTGCTGTTGGTAATGATGCACAGGATGGATTTAAGGCTTTGAATTGGGCTCTAAAGAAATGGAATTCTCATCCAATTTCCGTTGTTATTCTCCATGTCACACATAATACTCCCATGGATTATGTCTATACACCAT TTGGGAAACTTCCAGCAAGATCTGTGAGTGAGGAGAAACTACAAATTCTCAGGAAAGATGAGCAAGAGAAAATCAACAAGCTGTTTTCCAAGTATGTTGCTTTCTGTGGCAAG GTGCCAGCAGAGATTCTTCAAGTTGAGAAATCTGATGAACCAATGCAAAAGCGAGTCATAGACTTGATCTTTGGTCTAGGAATAACCAAATTGGTGATGGGATTTTCATTCATGAAGCCCTCCAT GAAATCTAAAGGTGCTATTAGTGGATTGTTCTATGTTCATCAGCACAAGCCTTCCTTCTGCGAACTGTTCATTATTTGTGGAGGGAAGCAAATTTTCCTGAGAGGtaaaaatgatgagaaaatcATGGAGGATGATCATGGAGTCATGGTTGCGAGAATAAGAGATAAGATAACCTTCAAAGATTGGTTAGACAAATGGTTCAATGACAAAACCCAGGATTCTCCGGATAAAAGTGAATCACTTTCCTCAAGCAATTTGGAGTCCCCGGTGACCAGAAACCAGTGGGAAATTTACCTGCaggaaattgaaaattattatcaaGAATTGTTGTCTTCCAAGTTGGAGGAAGGAAACTGCGAGCTAGATAATGACGACTCACAGATTGGTCCAAACGAGCCACATGTCACTGAACACAACAATTATAATATG AGTGGTGCAGAGAAAATTGAAATCCTGAAAAGTCAGCTGAATGAAGCTCAGAAGACCATTCTATTGAAGAGGAAAGAGGCCAAAGATAGTAAAGAAAGGCATGCAAAAGCTGAATGGGCAATTTGTCTATGCAACAGTCGG GCTGAAGAGGTGGAAGGTCGAATTCGAGAAGAGGTGAGTGCTAAGGAGGAGCTAAAGAAGGAATGGGAAGCGGAGAGAGAGCAGACGGAGGAGATGAGAATGGAGGTGGAAGAAAGGAGGAGGAGGCTCAGTTCCCTGATGGAGGTGCAATCGGAGCTCTCCAACAGACTTCAAATATGGACGCTGGCCAAGACGCGGGCGGAGACGCAGCTCGAGAGGGCGGTAGGGGAGAGAACGGAGATGGTGAGGGAGATCGAGGAGCTCAGGCGCCAGAGAGACGTGCTTAACCGAAGGATCGAGTTCTGCAAGCAGAAGGACGCAATTGGAATGGCCGCCAGGCTCGCCGACACGCGCTGCACCTTCCGCGAGTACACGGCGGAAGAGATCCGGTTGGCCACCGACAACTTCTCCGAGCGGCTGAGGTTGAAGTCCGGCGGAGATTGGAGCAATGTTTACCGGGGACGCTTCAACCACTCCACTGTTGCCATCAAGATGCTCCCTTCTTTCTCCCTCCAACATTTCCAATCCAAG GTGAGGCTTCTTGGTGATATTAGGCATCCTCATCTGATTGCCATGGCGGGGTTTTGCTCCGAGCCCAAATGCATAGTTTTGGAATACATGCGCCACGGAAGCTTAAGAGACATGCTGTTTTCTAGGAGAAGAAACCGCGTTTTAAGATGGTACGACCGAATACGAATTGCCACAGAAGTTTGTTCAGGCCTGGGCTTTCTCAATGGAGCTGAACCAAGGCCCGTCATTCACTGCCATTTGACCCCATCGACAGTCCTCCTAGACCGCAATTTGGTGGCAAAGATCACGGGCTTTGGGCTCCACGATTGCCGTGACGAACAGTGTAACGTAGAGTCAGATTTGCAGGCTATGGGGGTTTTGCTGATGCATCTTTTAACAGGAAGAAATTGGGCCGGGCTGGTTGAGGAGGTGATGACTGTGGATATGGACAGAGAGGCTTTGGCTAGCGTTCTTGATGAGATGGCTGGGCAATGGCCATTGGATCTAGCAATAGAACTTGCAGGCCTGGCTTTGATGTGCGTGTCCACCAAAAGCAAGACTAACAGCTCAGAACTGAGCATTGCAAAGGTCTTAGAGGAACTGAATGAGATAAGGAGAAAGGGGGATGAAATAGTTGGAAGGGAAGGACGAAAGGCAATTATTGGTGGGTGTGTAGATAGAGAGGGAACCAGTGATGTGCCTAGTGTTTTTCTTTGCCCCATACTTCAG GAGGTAATGAAAAACCCACACTTGGCAGCAGATGGGTTTTCTTATGAGCTTGAAGCAATAGACCACTGGCTGCAATCGGGGCGAGACACATCACCAATGACAAATCTGAGGCTGAAACACACATTCCTCACCCCGAATCACACTCTCCGTTCCCTAATTGAGGATTGGCAGACCAATAAACCACCTAAACTTACACACTAA
- the LOC106777601 gene encoding putative U-box domain-containing protein 50 isoform X2 — translation MSKRKSTSCFPSMLLSVASFCILQVPAEILQVEKSDEPMQKRVIDLIFGLGITKLVMGFSFMKPSMKSKGAISGLFYVHQHKPSFCELFIICGGKQIFLRGKNDEKIMEDDHGVMVARIRDKITFKDWLDKWFNDKTQDSPDKSESLSSSNLESPVTRNQWEIYLQEIENYYQELLSSKLEEGNCELDNDDSQIGPNEPHVTEHNNYNMSGAEKIEILKSQLNEAQKTILLKRKEAKDSKERHAKAEWAICLCNSRAEEVEGRIREEVSAKEELKKEWEAEREQTEEMRMEVEERRRRLSSLMEVQSELSNRLQIWTLAKTRAETQLERAVGERTEMVREIEELRRQRDVLNRRIEFCKQKDAIGMAARLADTRCTFREYTAEEIRLATDNFSERLRLKSGGDWSNVYRGRFNHSTVAIKMLPSFSLQHFQSKVRLLGDIRHPHLIAMAGFCSEPKCIVLEYMRHGSLRDMLFSRRRNRVLRWYDRIRIATEVCSGLGFLNGAEPRPVIHCHLTPSTVLLDRNLVAKITGFGLHDCRDEQCNVESDLQAMGVLLMHLLTGRNWAGLVEEVMTVDMDREALASVLDEMAGQWPLDLAIELAGLALMCVSTKSKTNSSELSIAKVLEELNEIRRKGDEIVGREGRKAIIGGCVDREGTSDVPSVFLCPILQEVMKNPHLAADGFSYELEAIDHWLQSGRDTSPMTNLRLKHTFLTPNHTLRSLIEDWQTNKPPKLTH, via the exons ATGAGCAAGAGAAAATCAACAAGCTGTTTTCCAAGTATGTTGCTTTCTGTGGCAAG TTTCTGCATATTGCAGGTGCCAGCAGAGATTCTTCAAGTTGAGAAATCTGATGAACCAATGCAAAAGCGAGTCATAGACTTGATCTTTGGTCTAGGAATAACCAAATTGGTGATGGGATTTTCATTCATGAAGCCCTCCAT GAAATCTAAAGGTGCTATTAGTGGATTGTTCTATGTTCATCAGCACAAGCCTTCCTTCTGCGAACTGTTCATTATTTGTGGAGGGAAGCAAATTTTCCTGAGAGGtaaaaatgatgagaaaatcATGGAGGATGATCATGGAGTCATGGTTGCGAGAATAAGAGATAAGATAACCTTCAAAGATTGGTTAGACAAATGGTTCAATGACAAAACCCAGGATTCTCCGGATAAAAGTGAATCACTTTCCTCAAGCAATTTGGAGTCCCCGGTGACCAGAAACCAGTGGGAAATTTACCTGCaggaaattgaaaattattatcaaGAATTGTTGTCTTCCAAGTTGGAGGAAGGAAACTGCGAGCTAGATAATGACGACTCACAGATTGGTCCAAACGAGCCACATGTCACTGAACACAACAATTATAATATG AGTGGTGCAGAGAAAATTGAAATCCTGAAAAGTCAGCTGAATGAAGCTCAGAAGACCATTCTATTGAAGAGGAAAGAGGCCAAAGATAGTAAAGAAAGGCATGCAAAAGCTGAATGGGCAATTTGTCTATGCAACAGTCGG GCTGAAGAGGTGGAAGGTCGAATTCGAGAAGAGGTGAGTGCTAAGGAGGAGCTAAAGAAGGAATGGGAAGCGGAGAGAGAGCAGACGGAGGAGATGAGAATGGAGGTGGAAGAAAGGAGGAGGAGGCTCAGTTCCCTGATGGAGGTGCAATCGGAGCTCTCCAACAGACTTCAAATATGGACGCTGGCCAAGACGCGGGCGGAGACGCAGCTCGAGAGGGCGGTAGGGGAGAGAACGGAGATGGTGAGGGAGATCGAGGAGCTCAGGCGCCAGAGAGACGTGCTTAACCGAAGGATCGAGTTCTGCAAGCAGAAGGACGCAATTGGAATGGCCGCCAGGCTCGCCGACACGCGCTGCACCTTCCGCGAGTACACGGCGGAAGAGATCCGGTTGGCCACCGACAACTTCTCCGAGCGGCTGAGGTTGAAGTCCGGCGGAGATTGGAGCAATGTTTACCGGGGACGCTTCAACCACTCCACTGTTGCCATCAAGATGCTCCCTTCTTTCTCCCTCCAACATTTCCAATCCAAG GTGAGGCTTCTTGGTGATATTAGGCATCCTCATCTGATTGCCATGGCGGGGTTTTGCTCCGAGCCCAAATGCATAGTTTTGGAATACATGCGCCACGGAAGCTTAAGAGACATGCTGTTTTCTAGGAGAAGAAACCGCGTTTTAAGATGGTACGACCGAATACGAATTGCCACAGAAGTTTGTTCAGGCCTGGGCTTTCTCAATGGAGCTGAACCAAGGCCCGTCATTCACTGCCATTTGACCCCATCGACAGTCCTCCTAGACCGCAATTTGGTGGCAAAGATCACGGGCTTTGGGCTCCACGATTGCCGTGACGAACAGTGTAACGTAGAGTCAGATTTGCAGGCTATGGGGGTTTTGCTGATGCATCTTTTAACAGGAAGAAATTGGGCCGGGCTGGTTGAGGAGGTGATGACTGTGGATATGGACAGAGAGGCTTTGGCTAGCGTTCTTGATGAGATGGCTGGGCAATGGCCATTGGATCTAGCAATAGAACTTGCAGGCCTGGCTTTGATGTGCGTGTCCACCAAAAGCAAGACTAACAGCTCAGAACTGAGCATTGCAAAGGTCTTAGAGGAACTGAATGAGATAAGGAGAAAGGGGGATGAAATAGTTGGAAGGGAAGGACGAAAGGCAATTATTGGTGGGTGTGTAGATAGAGAGGGAACCAGTGATGTGCCTAGTGTTTTTCTTTGCCCCATACTTCAG GAGGTAATGAAAAACCCACACTTGGCAGCAGATGGGTTTTCTTATGAGCTTGAAGCAATAGACCACTGGCTGCAATCGGGGCGAGACACATCACCAATGACAAATCTGAGGCTGAAACACACATTCCTCACCCCGAATCACACTCTCCGTTCCCTAATTGAGGATTGGCAGACCAATAAACCACCTAAACTTACACACTAA
- the LOC106777602 gene encoding nucleobase-ascorbate transporter 11 codes for METGSLNSESLNRNVAMSVRGGTGKKQGGVAGKVEPFVSQNEHNPRELRSWAKRTGFVSDYSGEAGTSGSAKFEAFERKGGGSSPKIEIDPVVGRTRRDEIETESRGGAPRAENGAVLDERGRKEKERDGGERKVALNGNANNGMVNNREGNGHGVSAVAPVNEEKEGEEGNGDVKVNVFPEGEEHRDGGWQRPLGLKCGLKENPGIVPLIYYGLQHYLSLTGSLVLIPLVMVPVMGGTDKDTATVISTILFLSGITTILHSYFGTRLPLVQGSSFVYLAPALVIINAQEYRNLTEHKFRHIMRELQGAIIVGSIFQSILGFSGLMSVLLRLINPIVVAPTVAAVGLAFFSYGFPQAGTCPEITIPQIALVLIFTLYLRGISIFGRHLFRIYAVPLSLTIIWIYASFLTAGGAYNYKGCNPNIPSSNILLDACRKHAYTMQHCRTDVSNALATAAWVRIPYPLQWGIPIFHFRTSIIMVIVALVASVDSVGTYRATSLQVNSRPPTPGVVSRGIALEGFCSILAGLWGSGTGSTTLTENMHTIDITKVASRKVVVVGAAFLILFSFIGKVGALLASIPQALAASVLCFVWALTAALGLSNLRYSQSTSFRNITIVGVSLFLGMSIPAYFQQYQVESSLILPSYLVPYAAASNGPFRSGIKQLDFAINALMSLNMVVTLLVAFLLDNTVPGRQEERGVFVWSRAEDISTDPSLLSEYSLPKKVVRCCCCFNFKCLGV; via the exons ATGGAAACTGGGTCGTTGAACTCGGAATCATTGAACAGAAATGTGGCCATGAGTGTGAGGGGTGGCACTGGGAAGAAACAAGGTGGAGTAGCAGGCAAAGTGGAACCTTTTGTATCACAAAACGAGCACAACCCAAGAGAGTTACGGTCGTGGGCGAAGAGAACGGGTTTTGTGTCTGATTACTCAGGGGAAGCAGGGACAAGTGGGAGTGCAAAGTTTGAAGCTTTTGAGAGGAAGGGAGGAGGGTCGTCTCCCAAGATAGAAATAGATCCGGTGGTGGGGAGGACGAGACGAGACGAGATCGAAACAGAGTCTCGTGGAGGTGCACCGAGGGCTGAGAATGGTGCTGTCTTAGATGAGAGGgggagaaaagagaaggaacGTGATGGTGGTGAAAGGAAAGTTGCTTTGAATGGTAATGCCAATAATGGGATGGTGAATAATAGGGAGGGGAATGGGCATGGAGTCTCTGCAGTTGCTCCGGTGAATGAGGAAAAGGAGGGGGAGGAGGGGAATGGCGATGTTAAGGTCAATGTATTTCCGGAAGGGGAGGAGCATCGTGATGGAGGGTGGCAGAGACCGTTGGGATTGAAGTGCGGGCTCAAAGAGAATCCTGGAATTG TACCTCTTATCTATTATGGCCTGCAGCACTATCTATCATTAACCGGTTCTCTTGTGTTGATCCCCTTAGTTATGGTACCGGTCATGGGTGGAACAGAT AAGGATACTGCTACCGTAATCTCTACAATACTGTTTCTTTCTGGCATCACCACAATACTGCACTCCTACTTTGGTACTCGACTGCCTTTAGTTCAAGGGAGCTCATTTGTGTATTTAGCACCGGCATTGGTGATCATAAACGCTCAAGAATATCGCAATCTCACCGAGCAT AAATTTAGACACATAATGAGGGAACTCCAAGGAGCTATAATTGTTGGTTCAATATTCCAATCTATCCTGGGATTTAGTGGTTTAATGTCTGTTCTACTCAG GTTAATCAACCCAATTGTGGTTGCCCCAACTGTTGCTGCTGTAGGTTTAGCATTCTTCAGCTACGGTTTTCCACAGGCAGGCACTTGCCCAGAAATTACCATTCCACAGATAGCACTGGTTCTGATATTCACTTTA TATCTACGAGGAATATCTATCTTCGGGCGCCACTTATTTCGAATTTATGCT GTTCCCTTGAGTTTGACAATAATCTGGATATATGCATCCTTTTTAACAGCTGGGGGAGCATATAATTACAAAGGATGCAATCCTAATATACCAAGTTCAAACATTCTGTTGGATGCATGTAGAAAACATGCCTATACCATGCAGCATTGCAGGACTGATGTTTCCAATGCATTGGCTACTGCTGCATGGGTCAGAATTCCTTACCCTTTACAGTGGGGCATCCCTATTTTCCATTTTAGGACTTCCATAATCATGGTCATAGTGGCACTTGTTGCCTCTGTGGATTCA GTTGGAACTTATCGTGCTACATCTCTGCAAGTTAATTCAAGGCCTCCTACTCCCGGTGTTGTGAGCCGAGGAATTGCTCTTGAGGGTTTCTGTAGCATATTGGCTGGTCTTTGGGGTTCAGGTACTGGCTCAACAACCTTGACAGAAAACATGCACACAATTGACATCACCAAGGTGGCAAGTCGGAAGGTAGTGGTGGTTGGAGCTGCTTTCTTGATTTTGTTCTCATTTATAG GGAAAGTGGGTGCCCTTCTCGCTTCCATTCCACAGGCCTTGGCTGCTTCTGTACTATGTTTCGTGTGGGCTCTTACTGCAGCATTAGGCCTCTCTAATTTACGGTATAGTCAATCAACCAGTTTCAGGAACATTACAATAGTTGGCGTTTCACTGTTCCTTGGAATGTCAATCCCTGCTTATTTTCAACAATACCAGGTTGAGTCAAGTTTGATACTGCCCAGTTATCTGGTTCCTTATGCGGCAGCATCTAACGGACCATTCCGTTCAGGCATTAAACAG CTTGATTTTGCAATCAATGCTCTTATGTCCTTGAACATGGTGGTTACACTGTTGGTGGCATTCCTACTGGACAACACTGTCCCTGGCAGACAAGAAGAGCGAGGGGTGTTTGTCTGGTCAAGAGCTGAAGACATTTCCACTGATCCCTCTTTGCTATCTGAATATTCGCTGCCCAAGAAGGTCGTCCGGTGTTGCtgttgtttcaattttaaatgtttGGGAGTCTAA
- the LOC106778060 gene encoding protein ecdysoneless homolog isoform X2 yields MEFPSSSIFSPRPSDDTVFYAIYPDSPTVTATATATPTATLHSLHLQILQTISPFTQGYIWQHQPFTLSVSAPPNPSCPCSSSSNLPHLHGHLRYGDNLDDEWFAVFLLFQISLRFPFLSLRLWDSDGDFLLIEAAFHLPRWLNPDTSHHRLFLRHGNLHIVPRDRLPHPSLVDSLAFVSNSGHESLASDAIQRAVKKRIEDYPERARRNMHKVRVRVPLSVARVLKHEPRLISLAVEGFYDRDVDTMKFAARMERFVERGATEELVCVSVKMSRAMYAQLVQQRFQAPKCYPTMPCRVEREGFVEAELGMKIACGLEMMYQQRKRDGVEGQGSTWEAFRKSLENSGYFQGLLPGSSEYQRLVQSAQEYYRNTSLHSQASELMNAPVRRIDEILALPHSVDDFKDQEVPPSDDDSWLYGGEEELNSVLMERQKEMELYDLKHKKKGKAKEDQDTGPSSTLNADEFDPGDIAKTMQSFVHKLSSYKGAEAPEDRNMEVDLDVDQFIKDMGSIMKYSDNEAANGNIEEGSSSDPDFDDSESDVGELGEDDDDDTFLRTYSDAMNEELKATTLQKSFVRANEQIPENQAPG; encoded by the exons ATGGAGTTTCCTTCTTCCTCCATCTTCTCCCCTCGCCCCTCAGACGACACCGTTTTCTACGCCATATACCCTGACTCCCCCACCGTCACTGCCACCGCTACAGCCACCCCCACCGCGACGCTCCACTCCCTCCATCTCCAAATCCTCCAAACAATATCCCCCTTCACCCAAGGCTACATCTGGCAGCACCAACCCTTCACTCTCTCCGTTTCGGCTCCCCCCAATCCCTCTTGCCCCTGCTCCTCCTCATCCAACCTCCCCCACCTCCACGGCCACCTCCGCTACGGTGACAACCTCGACGACGAGTGGTTTGCCGTCTTCCTCCTTTTCCAAATCTCCCTCCGCTTCCCCTTCCTTTCCCTCCGCCTCTGGGACTCCGACGGCGACTTCCTCCTCATTGAGGCCGCCTTCCACCTCCCTCGTTGGCTCAACCCCGACACCTCTCATCACCGCCTCTTTCTCCGACATGGAAACCTGCACATCGTTCCCCGCGACCGCCTTCCCCACCCCTCCCTCGTCGACTCCCTCGCCTTCGTTTCCAATTCCGGCCACGAATCCCTCGCCTCCGACGCAATCCAGCGAGCCGTGAAGAAACGCATCGAGGACTATCCCGAGCGCGCCAGGAGGAACATGCAtaaggttagggttagggttccGCTATCCGTTGCTCGGGTTCTGAAGCATGAGCCGCGATTGATTTCACTTGCGGTGGAGGGGTTCTACGACAGGGATGTAGACACGATGAAATTCGCAGCGAGGATGGAGAGGTTCGTGGAGAGAGGGGCAACAGAGGAGTTAGTCTGCGTTTCGGTGAAGATGTCGAGGGCGATGTACGCGCAGTTGGTGCAGCAGCGGTTTCAGGCTCCGAAGTGTTACCCGACGATGCCGTGTCGGGTCGAGAGGGAGGGGTTTGTGGAGGCGGAGCTGGGGATGAAGATAGCGTGTGGATTGGAGATGATGTATCAGCAGCGGAAGCGTGATGGGGTGGAAGGGCAAGGGAGCACTTGGGAGGCGTTTAGGAAGAGCTTGGAGAACAGTGGCTACTTCCAAGGGCTACTTCCGGGTTCCTCTGAGTATCAGAGATTGGTGCAGAGTGCTCAAGAGTATTATAGGAATACTTCTCTCCATTCGCAGGCCAG TGAGTTGATGAATGCTCCTGTTAGACGTATAGATGAAATTCTTGCTCTGCCTCACTCAGTGGACGATTTTAAGGATCAAGAGGTTCCTCCATCTGATGATGATTCCTGGCTTTATGGCGGAGAGGAAGAATTGAACTCTGTTCTTATGGAAAGACAAAAGGAGATGGAGCTATATGacttaaaacacaaaaagaaagggaaagcaAAAGAGGATCAAGATACTGGTCCATCATCTACTTTGAATGCTGACGAGTTTGATCCTGGAGATATAGCAAAGACCATGCAGTCATTTGTCCATAAGTTGTCAAGTTACAAGGGTGCTGAAGCTCCTGAGGACAG GAATATGGAAGTGGACCTTGATGTAGACCAATTTATTAAAGACATGGGATCAATAATGAAGTATTCAGACAATGAAGCTGCCAACGGCAATATTGAAGAAGGATCATCCTCTGACCCGGACTTTG ATGATTCTGAGAGTGATGTGGGTGAACTGGGGgaggacgatgatgatgatACTTTCTTGCGGACCTATTCTGATGCTATGAATGAAGAACTAAAGGCAACCACCCTTCAGAAAAGTTTTGTTCGTGCCAATGAACAGATTCCAGAGAATCAG
- the LOC106778060 gene encoding protein ecdysoneless homolog isoform X1 translates to MEFPSSSIFSPRPSDDTVFYAIYPDSPTVTATATATPTATLHSLHLQILQTISPFTQGYIWQHQPFTLSVSAPPNPSCPCSSSSNLPHLHGHLRYGDNLDDEWFAVFLLFQISLRFPFLSLRLWDSDGDFLLIEAAFHLPRWLNPDTSHHRLFLRHGNLHIVPRDRLPHPSLVDSLAFVSNSGHESLASDAIQRAVKKRIEDYPERARRNMHKVRVRVPLSVARVLKHEPRLISLAVEGFYDRDVDTMKFAARMERFVERGATEELVCVSVKMSRAMYAQLVQQRFQAPKCYPTMPCRVEREGFVEAELGMKIACGLEMMYQQRKRDGVEGQGSTWEAFRKSLENSGYFQGLLPGSSEYQRLVQSAQEYYRNTSLHSQASELMNAPVRRIDEILALPHSVDDFKDQEVPPSDDDSWLYGGEEELNSVLMERQKEMELYDLKHKKKGKAKEDQDTGPSSTLNADEFDPGDIAKTMQSFVHKLSSYKGAEAPEDRNMEVDLDVDQFIKDMGSIMKYSDNEAANGNIEEGSSSDPDFDDSESDVGELGEDDDDDTFLRTYSDAMNEELKATTLQKSFVRANEQIPENQGRSNASEHNMDDDFSPVDVDVNLVKSILDSLSSQQGLPGPASNLLGLMGVQLPQDTKKGN, encoded by the exons ATGGAGTTTCCTTCTTCCTCCATCTTCTCCCCTCGCCCCTCAGACGACACCGTTTTCTACGCCATATACCCTGACTCCCCCACCGTCACTGCCACCGCTACAGCCACCCCCACCGCGACGCTCCACTCCCTCCATCTCCAAATCCTCCAAACAATATCCCCCTTCACCCAAGGCTACATCTGGCAGCACCAACCCTTCACTCTCTCCGTTTCGGCTCCCCCCAATCCCTCTTGCCCCTGCTCCTCCTCATCCAACCTCCCCCACCTCCACGGCCACCTCCGCTACGGTGACAACCTCGACGACGAGTGGTTTGCCGTCTTCCTCCTTTTCCAAATCTCCCTCCGCTTCCCCTTCCTTTCCCTCCGCCTCTGGGACTCCGACGGCGACTTCCTCCTCATTGAGGCCGCCTTCCACCTCCCTCGTTGGCTCAACCCCGACACCTCTCATCACCGCCTCTTTCTCCGACATGGAAACCTGCACATCGTTCCCCGCGACCGCCTTCCCCACCCCTCCCTCGTCGACTCCCTCGCCTTCGTTTCCAATTCCGGCCACGAATCCCTCGCCTCCGACGCAATCCAGCGAGCCGTGAAGAAACGCATCGAGGACTATCCCGAGCGCGCCAGGAGGAACATGCAtaaggttagggttagggttccGCTATCCGTTGCTCGGGTTCTGAAGCATGAGCCGCGATTGATTTCACTTGCGGTGGAGGGGTTCTACGACAGGGATGTAGACACGATGAAATTCGCAGCGAGGATGGAGAGGTTCGTGGAGAGAGGGGCAACAGAGGAGTTAGTCTGCGTTTCGGTGAAGATGTCGAGGGCGATGTACGCGCAGTTGGTGCAGCAGCGGTTTCAGGCTCCGAAGTGTTACCCGACGATGCCGTGTCGGGTCGAGAGGGAGGGGTTTGTGGAGGCGGAGCTGGGGATGAAGATAGCGTGTGGATTGGAGATGATGTATCAGCAGCGGAAGCGTGATGGGGTGGAAGGGCAAGGGAGCACTTGGGAGGCGTTTAGGAAGAGCTTGGAGAACAGTGGCTACTTCCAAGGGCTACTTCCGGGTTCCTCTGAGTATCAGAGATTGGTGCAGAGTGCTCAAGAGTATTATAGGAATACTTCTCTCCATTCGCAGGCCAG TGAGTTGATGAATGCTCCTGTTAGACGTATAGATGAAATTCTTGCTCTGCCTCACTCAGTGGACGATTTTAAGGATCAAGAGGTTCCTCCATCTGATGATGATTCCTGGCTTTATGGCGGAGAGGAAGAATTGAACTCTGTTCTTATGGAAAGACAAAAGGAGATGGAGCTATATGacttaaaacacaaaaagaaagggaaagcaAAAGAGGATCAAGATACTGGTCCATCATCTACTTTGAATGCTGACGAGTTTGATCCTGGAGATATAGCAAAGACCATGCAGTCATTTGTCCATAAGTTGTCAAGTTACAAGGGTGCTGAAGCTCCTGAGGACAG GAATATGGAAGTGGACCTTGATGTAGACCAATTTATTAAAGACATGGGATCAATAATGAAGTATTCAGACAATGAAGCTGCCAACGGCAATATTGAAGAAGGATCATCCTCTGACCCGGACTTTG ATGATTCTGAGAGTGATGTGGGTGAACTGGGGgaggacgatgatgatgatACTTTCTTGCGGACCTATTCTGATGCTATGAATGAAGAACTAAAGGCAACCACCCTTCAGAAAAGTTTTGTTCGTGCCAATGAACAGATTCCAGAGAATCAG